CCAGGGGGCGACGAGGCTCGAGGTAGGccgtcggggaggaggacggggacgcgtgcgtcgacggagtcgaggcggaggagctccgggtggCGGCGAGAAGCGACGGCGGGGTCGTCCTCGGGCGCTGGGGGTCGGCGGCAGGCGACGGTTCCTCGGGCGCGGTCGCGCGGGCGAGGTGGGGCTCCGGCGCGGCAAGGGATCGGGCGTGGGGTGCTCGGCGACGATGGAGAACGAGAGGGAGTGGGGGGGTCGTGCGGGGCGACGGGGATGGGCGTCGtgggttcgttcccccgatccagatctggatcggggagggggagaGAACGGCGTGGGGGTTGTGTGGGAGCGAGTGGGTGTGGGTGGTAGCGGTTTAGGGTTCGGCCGGGGGTGGGGGGGTTAGTAGTGGGCAGCTGGGCCAGCCTGGTTGGCCCGGTGAAcagttgggccgaagcccagcgaGGGGGGGTTTTGTCCCCCTTTTGCTTTTATTTGTTTTGTCtttactttttcttattttctttttttatttgtagtttctttttttagttttacaaaaaattaccactagtgcctaaatttgtatttatcaacaaactactgtgagattaatccttaacccataataaaatagttttagcattttataaattcaataggcatttgtttaattgttttcactattgttttaattgttttagagcctttaaatattttatcaaagcttggtttctccatcataattacttacgatttatttgacacaacccgaacattttagttttgatatttgaaaattttactgtttgcctatattttagattttaatttgaatcgtttttgaactaactcgagttatcaacagtaaccgaggtgacgtggcaccattagcagaggtttactgtagcttgattatccgggcgtcacacaagcATGGTCTCCACATCCGAGTCGCCCGAATCGGatagcaagaacttctcgcacggggTCAACTCCATCTACACGCACACCGGCGCGTCAATCTACTACATAGCTCGCAAAAATCACAAAAAGGGACTAACCGGTGGCGGGTGATCCCGGGCGGCGAGAAGGAGGGTGCGCTCGACGGTGGTCGATCCccaacggcggcggcgacggggggcggctcttctcgctggatccggaggggcggtgcagcggctcggcgcgggagggtgtggggtggccccgcggagcgattccgcccgcagatatggccggaatcgccggcggcgggcgggcggcggcggaaggagggggAAAAGAGCAcggggctgaaatgtccctcccgccaactgcttctctgtgatgcagggcaccacagccgcgagggggaaacccgcgttttcccgggttggggTCGGGAATTTGCCGCGCCCCCCAAaaatttttgcgggccggggcAGGATGCAGGGTCTGGTCGGGGAGGCTTTCCGGCCcgtacccgcattttggcggttattttgcgggtcgggggcggatgcggggtctgctagagttgctcttagtctTGTTTTTATATAATTATATACAAAATTTCTAGTATCATTTTTTTGACAATATTTGGCCAAAAAAGGCATTAGGTTGACGTGGCTGCTGACTAGGCTAATTGACTAGACGGTCGACGGGTCAAACCCAGCCTACTTAGTGAAAACCAGTTTCAAGGGAAGGAATGGTTGAGTCCTAGCTGATTCTGTAGTTCGAGTTGAATCTTATATGATTTTAGAGCTCAGGGTTGAATGTTGCACAAACCAAATAGTTCAGGGTTGTAACGtggacttttctctttttttttaggattttttttatttagggttagggttagatTTCTGGTTTAGGGCTGGAGTTTGCCAATTAGGGTTCATTGTTTTGGATTAGATTTAAGATAAGTAATGTTAATAAAATTGACATCCAACATTAAGTGGTAAATGGCATACAACCAAAGTGGTAAATGGATTTgtttggggggtggggggggggtggtaGACCTCTTTTTGTTGCGCGTagccacacacaaaaaatattatGGTCAAGTTTAAATATTGTGCCAAAGATGCTCCACCAAATGTGAGATTTGTTGCTCGACCCGAACACTGAATTTTTAGTAAGAGCCCACGCAAAGCCTGAAAACCCAGCCCATAGCCCGATCCAAAATTCTGGAAATAGAAGCCCGATCCCAACCCCAACTATATTATAGGCCGAGCTAGGGTTTATTTCAAGGCAAATTTTAAGATGCTCTCTCTTACCCCTTATTTTCACATTagaggtaagaaggtaagagttacTCAGACGCATTACTTTATGAAATTAACGGCTCAGATCTATTATATCTCTTACCTCTCATATGAAAAATATGAGGTAAGAGGGAGCATGTCAAATGGTGCCGTCTAGCCTTCCACAGTTCCACCTAGTGCCTTTGTAATAACTGACATGGCGATGGTTGAAGCACTTGCATATAGGGAAGGCCTTAACTCTGGCAGAGGCCAACTGATTAAGTCTAGAACACTTTCTTTTAATTGTAAGTTTACTTTCGAAGGTAGAGCAGCAAACAATGATGCTGATAGATTAGCCAAGTTCTCGTATTCTTTGGATCAGGGAAGACATATATGGATATCGGTACCTCACTATCCTTGTGTATCCCACAACTCGTGAAATTTGAGCAATAAAACTTGGTTTAAACCCCTAAATAAACCTAGTGCCTTTGTTACcgctcaaaataaataaataaacctagTGCCTTTGTTACcgctcaaaataaataaaaaacttaGTGCCTTTGTCTGTCTAAAGGAAAATACAAAAAACCTACTTACTGTGCCTAAAATAAATGAAAGCACGGCCCCGTCTGTCCTGCGAGCCGCCATTACAGTCTTTGTCTTGGTTCAAGCAATGGAAAGCTAATCTCCGCCTCACACTTGAGTTCAACATcaactcctctctctctccctctctacctCTCTCTCTCGGTGAGCTGAGCCATGGCGGAGCTGCCGCTCGCGGGGGGCTTGCTGGACCTGCGCCCCGGCAAGCTCTCCCCGaagcccccgcccccgccgctgcCCATGCCctgccgccggaccccgccgcgcTCCCAGGTCGCCGCGGCCGTGGCATCGCCGTGCCgcgccgtccccgagctccactCCACCACCGGTAAGCAGTAACGGCGCCCCCTCACTCCTCGTCCCCTTCCCCGCCTGATTCGATTCGCTCCGGCGTAAGTCCTTTGCCGTGGCCGCAGAGCTGGCGGACGGGAGCGTCGTGTTCCACTTCGCGCACCCGCCTGTCAAAGACCGCCCGGAGCCCACGGCGTCCGGTCCCGGCGCGGATGCCCCGGCCTCGCCGCGGCCGGAGCTGCGCGTCGAGGAGCCGAATCCACACACGGTGGCTGACGCCGGTGAGATTTCGCTGGCCTCGTCGGAGGAGCCTGAACAGGCCGTCGGCTCCGGCGTCGGTGTTGAAGCGGAGGCCGGGTTCGCTAGTGGAAGGACGGTCCCTCCGGCCGATTGCCAGCTCGATACTGACGGCAATGGAGTTGAGCTTGGTGCCTTGGAGGAGGGTGAGACTGTAGAGGCGGGCATGACGGGGCCTGCTGGTTTGGAGGATGCAGATGCGGATGGGGGGGCTTCGTCGGAAGGCTCTGACACTGGCGTGGATGCAGAGTCTAGAGGCGACGACCAAGGGGCCACGGAATCCGGAGTTACCATCCCACCAGCAACGGTATGCGTTCCTCCGTGTGCTGAATTACTCTCTGATTTTTTGACTTGATGTGCCATAGATAGTGTTCTCATCATTCTCAGTCTTGCTCTGTTCGATGTGGATGCACCATTCTTGTAGCTTGAGTACTTTGTGATGTGTCTGCGAATTTCATCAGCCGTAAAAAGACTGATTTCTTCAGAGATGCTGCAAAAACAGTAAATTTGTAACATTGTTAATTAGCTCATCTAGGTTTGTAGTTCACATTCATGGTCGTTTTTTCAGACCCTGCTACGGTAGTTGAGCTTCTGAACACACCCCAAACAGAACAAAGGCGTTCAGCATCTGTTGAATATACTCCTGGTTTTCTGTTTCGAGTGATCACGGACCATAACTTTTACCTTTTTTCTCGAACAAACCGTAACCTTTTATGTTTGTTTTTGTGGGAATCAGTTGTTGTGCCATCGCTTTCCCCATCTGTTCATGTTCTGGATCATGCTTGATTTCGTGTGTTGCTGTCATGATATTTTTGTTTCCCTCGCTCCTCGTCTAGTTGACCATATATTTTTAGGGACCACATCCTACACTACTGCCTCAGGGCTCAGGGTCCGGTGTTTAAGGCCCATCGCATTATTGGTCAAACTCTGACCATTAATCTAACAAACAAAATATGGGTTATATATAGaaaaaattataccattggaaactTATTTCAAATACGAATCCGATATTATACTCTTTTGTAGCCACTTATGTTTTGCTAGTTTGATCCAAAATATGAGGGGGGCTTACATACCCAAAAAGAGGGGGTAATAAACACCGTCTTTCTATGAAATCAACATACGAGATAGGTATACCAAATGAAGTGAAGCATGCATACACCATGAAACTTTGGTCTGGAAATTTAACTGCAAAATGGACATGTCCTTGACCATGTCTTCTTAGGGACCACATCTTATACTGAAGAACACTGCCTGTGTGAGAAATTAACACATGAAATGCATGCATGCCGGTACCAGTTGAAGTGATGCAAACATACACCTTGAAACTATGATCTGGAAACTCAAGTGTAAGGTGGAAATACCTTTTGAGCAAGACATGTACTTCTGGCTTGTGGGTATAGAACTTATGCTATGAATTAGATGTCTCTTGGTGGTATTCAGTTGGATACATGCAGTTTAGTGGCTAACCATTGCTCCTTTTTCCACAATAGGGAGAAGTTCGCAACAAGGTGAATCGGGAAAAGAACACTTCAGAAGTGAAGAGTTCTGATAGGCATGACTTTCTTCACCTCACTTCTATTTCAAATATTTCAATTTTCAAACTATAGGTGGTCAGTATCATCTTTTCCATATAATCCGTCTGTGCTGCTATTTCTTGTAAAGATGAATACGCCATACATATATATTGTCTTCATATAGTTGTGCATCTCTGTAACCAAATGTTATGGCTTTTACTGTATTTGAACTTTTAACACAATCTTACCGGAATGATCTGATCATTCTTTCTTGTtcaatattcatatataggacggtTCCAGTAGCCTCGTCAACGCTTTTGTTGACTTCGGGTGCTGCAATCTTGCCTCATCCTTCAAAGGTAATAACTGTCCTGCGTCTGCATTCTCTAAATGGCAGAAGCAATTTCACTTATTCTTTTGAGAAACACAATTTCACCTATTTATAATGTCAGTTGCTCACCCGTCTTTTCAGTACTTCATCTGATCCCAAAAGATGGTTGTTTTTCTACTCTTCAGGATACCCAAGTCTTCGCAGTAACTTTTAAAGTAGCACATAAAAAACTGTAAAGTAATATTTTGGAAACATATTGATCTGCCTACACAATTATTTTCGCCAGTCTAGATATATATAATGAAAATTCCAGGTTGAAAATGGAGATGTGTTGTGTTGTGTTATGTATCCTACTTCGATAAAATTGTGTCTGGAGGAAATAACTGGGTTAATACTTTGAACTTTGCAGTTCTCATAGAACATACAAAAATTTCATCATAGTACAATTTATTTATCCATGGCAATACATGCAGTACACTGGCAGTCCAGTGGCAGAGCCAGGAATTATGTACAGGGTGTGCACACCAAAATTTTCCTGGGTTGCCTTCTGATGGGCTGTAGTCTGCACTCTGTAGACCTGGTCCTAAACTGTTCTCAAAATTTCTGGGTGTGCCTGGGCTCACCTGGCCCACCCTCTAGAACTGCCTATGTGGCAGTCAATGCTACCAGTAACATATATTTTATTATCTCTCTCATGGGCCATCATAAGGCTAATCCAAGCTCCCGCTGACGCTTTGGCTGTGATATCTGTATAATTTTCCCAGGCAGCGACAGGCGGAGAAGATGCTTATTTTATTGAACACAATGGTTGGTTTGGTGTGGCAGATGGAGTTGGTCAGTGGTCATTTGAAGGTTAGTAGGTTCATTTTCTTTGGTTTTGATTCTGTAGTTTAACCTTATGTATCATGCCTGGCCTTCTAGACACCAAATTCCCCCATTCAATTGGTGATGCTAGTCTTAAATCTTAATGTTAGATTGCTTTTCAAAGGCAGTTTGTTACCCCCTTTGTCCTGAAATATCAGGCACTCTTGACCTTGTACAGTCTCCATTGTATAATTTTGACTATAATTTCGATTATAACTTGCCTAAAATTAGTAACAAGgtatatatataaaataaaacttttgcaacaaAAATACAATAACAGTATTCTTGCATGCTCAATCCATATAATTCTGCACCTTATATTTCTGGACAAAGGGAGTTAAGATAACTGGTCATAAGTCTTAACTCACTGTTGGTGGTCGGCCATTAACTTTAGCAACATTCCTTCTCAAAGCCCTGAAAAGCGGGGCCATACAAACGTACACGTACAACAGCAAGCGATCCCCGCCAGAATCTTCATGCCTCCTGCCGGATGCCATCTCCCCTCACCCCTCACCAATCCCTTCACTCATTTTCATGTCAACAAGCTTCTTTCTTTAGCTTTTCACTTTAAATGTTTCATGTCAGCAGGCaagtttgtggtctattttttttggaCATATTACTATAGATGTAAAATCTCATGAATATAACATCGACTGGGACATAACGAAgtttcagtcgactgagatttagcgaGACTGATTACTTTAGTAAACCATGCTCCATCTCTTTTTTTCTGGTACCGTAGCATGGGCACCTTGCTTGGCCAGTAGAATGCGTATTCTTTAGGAAAGGCAACTATCGATATGTGGGGAAAAAGTTATTGACTGATCGCTACTTCTACCTTCTGTGGATGTTCAGCAGAAGTAACTAACATATACCAATATAAGATAGGGATGCTGTTTTGTAGTAAGAAACACCTTTTGCATAATTTAGGTTTAAAACATAAATCTTCTTTTTCTGGACCCTGGAAGCTTAATAAGAGTTGAAGTTCTCTTGAAATATTGCTGTAAGCAGGTACTTATGACAATTTAGTGAGAAATCAAGAACCGATTTAGTCTGGTTTGCATCCAGTGCTATAATAAGGTACATAGATCAAGTACTACCAGTGCCAGGACGATGACAAGAACTAAGTTGTAAGGGTTAGGCAATGACCATTGAGCTGCAAAATGACAATTCAATTCCTTGGAAAAGCAAAGCGTGACATGTGCACCAACTATAGACTTAAGAGATGTGTCAAGCCTCGAGTGCTCTTACCTCTTATTATTTTGTTTGTGTAATAATTAATTCATAAGATATGATTGATTACAATTCCATATGTTTATTTGTAAGAGAAACATATTTTGTATGTTTATACCTCAGAAATATGCGGATAAATATGTTGATTGACAAGTTGAAACAGAAAAAGTAGAAAACGGCAGGATCTGAGAGATGCGTATTGATTTAAGATGTGCACTACCGAACACATTATATTTGTACGTACTCCCAGCCAAAGGTTTACATCAGTTTAATTTGGCTCTGGGTACAAGAAGTAGGATCATCACTCTTTAGAGGATTAATGTCCTAATTCCTAAATGCCAGCCTTTGTTCACAGCCTCTATAGACATGCGCAGACAATTTTCTTCCTGAGATGTGGTCTTCAAGACTTCAAGTTAGGGCGCATTACTGTCAATATAGGTTTGCACAGGATAACTATAAATATCATGACTTTAGCTCATGTTTTTTTTACCTGACGTCTAGCAAATGTGTATTTGAAATGTAGTGCACATGGTTACTCATAGGCATGCCACAGTGCTAATTTTGTTGTTGTAATATTTGTACTTAGGAATCAACGCAGGGCTTTATGCAAGAGAGCTAATGGATGGCTGTAAAAAAGTAATTGCGGAAAGTGAAGGAGGCTCTGAGCTTTCACCCGAGCAAGTTCTCTCCAAGGCTGCAGCAGAAGCAAGGTCTCCTGGTTCTTCGACTGTCTTAGTTGCTCACTTTGATGGCCAGGTCTGTTATTTTATCAAGAACGTCACATTTCTTATTTCTCCTCGTATCATACTAACTTATTGGACCCATCATTGTTACAGCTCCTTCATGTATCAAATATCGGAGACTCGGGGTTTCTGGTGATAAGGAATGGAGAAGTACACGCAAAATCAAAACCAATGGTTTATGGCTTCAATTTTCCACATCAAATTGAGAAAGGGGTTGATCCCTTAACCCTTGTAGAGGTGATTTTTTTTTGGTACCAAGTCTAGTCCCGCACCATATGAATAATTGAAAACCAACACTTGTTTCCACTGCGTTTTTCAGAATTATACCATTGACATAGAGGAAGGCGATGTCATTATAGCAGCGACCGATGGCCTTTTCGACAACGTCTACGAGCAAGAAGCGGCAGCCATGATCTCGAAATCTTTGCAGGCAGATCTAAAACCAGCGGTAGAATCATCAACTTGCTTTCTAAATAAAAATTACCCTGAATCTCGGTCTCAAGATTAAATGATGGCACGACTGGCTATTCTACTCGCAGGAGATGGCCGAGCACCTTGCTGCCAGGGCACATGAGGTAGGGAGGTCTGGAGCAGGGAGAAGCCCATTTTCAGACTCTGCCGTCGCAGCGGGTTACCTAGGTTTCAGCGGGGGGAAACTGGACGACACAGCCGTCGTTGTGTCGATCGTCAGGAGATCTGAAGCTTAAGCTGTAGAAGGCCCCCGAGGTGACAAGCTACTATTTTGGTCGCAGGCAGCTGCACGCACTGTCTGGGAAAGTGTTGCATCAGTAGTTCAGAAATTGCGCGACAAGAAGTGCAGTGGTGTGCATGGCAAAGTTCGCCTATGTAAGTAGTCTAATTCAAGAAGCACATGGTACAGCACACACCTGGTCTGGTTTGGTCTGGTCTGATCTGATGAGCAAGGCGCAATTCGCGCATGTAAGTAAGTGATCTAAATTTATGTTTGGTGTTGGTGTTGTGTGTAAATTTTGGGCTGTAGAAATATGATGCATGATGCATTTGAACTGTAATATTCACGATCAAAACATGATCAGAAATTCGTGGCGTCAAGTTGTTACTGGTACATCCCCACACTGTCAATTGTAGCCCTAGGGAATTGGTCAGACACTCGCCGACTCCTCTAGGCACTTGCGGATGGAGAAGCAGCCCTAGGGAATTGGTCGGGCTATGGAGGTGTTCGACATCGGTCGAGACCTTGTCAGGTAAAGCGAACCCTTGTCGGCGTGGTCATAGTGGGTGTGGTGGCCAATCTCCTAAATCAGTGTAAACCGAAGGTTGTTGTATCCTTCTATTAGTGAGGATACACCTTTTCCATGATGAATCTAGttctagaaagaaagaaaaaactctcCATCCAAATATACAAGGTCTCTTTGAATTTTGAGGCTAATTTTTAGCCTTAGTTTGACTAACAAAGTATAAACTATATGCAACAGCAtttataccatcaaattcatatctGAAAGAGGTTTTCAGTGCTATAAATTTTA
This DNA window, taken from Triticum aestivum cultivar Chinese Spring chromosome 1D, IWGSC CS RefSeq v2.1, whole genome shotgun sequence, encodes the following:
- the LOC123182909 gene encoding probable protein phosphatase 2C 71 — translated: MAELPLAGGLLDLRPGKLSPKPPPPPLPMPCRRTPPRSQVAAAVASPCRAVPELHSTTELADGSVVFHFAHPPVKDRPEPTASGPGADAPASPRPELRVEEPNPHTVADAGEISLASSEEPEQAVGSGVGVEAEAGFASGRTVPPADCQLDTDGNGVELGALEEGETVEAGMTGPAGLEDADADGGASSEGSDTGVDAESRGDDQGATESGVTIPPATGEVRNKVNREKNTSEVKSSDRTVPVASSTLLLTSGAAILPHPSKAATGGEDAYFIEHNGWFGVADGVGQWSFEGINAGLYARELMDGCKKVIAESEGGSELSPEQVLSKAAAEARSPGSSTVLVAHFDGQLLHVSNIGDSGFLVIRNGEVHAKSKPMVYGFNFPHQIEKGVDPLTLVENYTIDIEEGDVIIAATDGLFDNVYEQEAAAMISKSLQADLKPAEMAEHLAARAHEVGRSGAGRSPFSDSAVAAGYLGFSGGKLDDTAVVVSIVRRSEA